CTAAGAACGGCAGACGCCGGAATTATGATGGCGGTCGGCGGCAATCGGATCGGAACGATTCGCCTTTTGGTCGCGGAACTCTGGATTCTTCATGGAACCGGATTCTTCCTGAGCGTTTTGGCCACGATCTTCTTTCCTCCTTGGGTCGCGGAAAGTTCCAGCCTTTTGGATTACGGAAAGTCGTTTCTGGTTTGTATTTCGTTGATATCGGGAACCGGAGGAATCGTCTCTGTGATTCTTACATTCTTAGACCCATATCGGTCGATCCGGAGGGGCAAATGATTCTTCGCATCAACGATCTCTCAAGAGAATACGGAAAGTCCAAAGCCGTGAACGGCGTATCTTTCGACATGAACCAATCCGATTACGTCGCGATCGTAGGACCTTCCGGTTCGGGAA
This is a stretch of genomic DNA from Leptospira tipperaryensis. It encodes these proteins:
- a CDS encoding ABC transporter permease translates to MGKLTYLRFAYSIVKRDITISILHIGFSVLFCFFLTFGIFLLRMDKVPSNPSSIELFRNYPQLVLLLSSAGLVFMALSRTILRTADAGIMMAVGGNRIGTIRLLVAELWILHGTGFFLSVLATIFFPPWVAESSSLLDYGKSFLVCISLISGTGGIVSVILTFLDPYRSIRRGK